The genomic DNA ATCAATAGGAGTTGAATATTTTTTATTATATTCTTTAATCAGTGTAGGTAAATAATCATTTAACTCTTCAATTGTTTTAATATTTTTAATTCGAATTCTTTGAGGTCATCTTCTTTGAAGGGTGCCAAAAGTTCTCTCAACCAAAGCTTTTTCTTGTGGTATAGAGGTAGTTTTTGTTGATTCTTTTAAAGAATGAAAAATAAATTGCAATTGAGTACGAGACTCTGAATACCCTTCAGAGTCTCTATTTATTTTAGAGCTAAATACATTTCGATTGTCAGTTACATTCTTAATAGGAATGCCATAATTTACAAATGTTTCTTTATAAACACGATAATAACTCTCTGTTGTTTCTTGCTCGCTAAAATGTCCTGCTAAAATTCTTTTTGTTGACTTATCAATTACAATGTGTAAATGACTTTTTACTCCCTTAATCCACTCGTGATTTGAAGCATCTGCTTCAAAAATTGCCCCAAAGTTTGTTTCTGTTTTTTGGGTTGGGTGAGGGTGTTTTAATAATGGAATTTTATTTTTGATTATAACTAATGGTTCTAAATCATTGTTTAATAGCTTTGTTCTTAATCTAATTTCTTTTTTGGTTTTTTTATGCATACTAAAAACTAACTCATTATTTTCTTTCATTATATTTCTTAATGAAGAATAGCTAATTTTATCTTTTCAACAATTTTCTCAATAATCTAACATACTAAAATCATAATATTTTAAATTATAAAGACTAATTATTTTTTCTTTAATATCATGATCTATTTTATTTCTTGGGATTTTCCCAGTGTTTTTATGAATAAAAGCTTTTGGTCCAATTTTTTTATACTCTTTTAACTTTCTATATGTGTGTCTTTTTGATCAACCAAGAGTTTCTGCGCTTGTGTTTATGTCATGTAGTTTATTAGATAAACCTTTTATAACCTCTAATTTAATTTGTTTCATTATGTCTAATTCAATTCCTCTCATAATTTTGCCTCCAAGAATATTGTACTTGTGACATAATCTCTTGTTATTCATAATATGAAATCTCAAAAAAAGTATTTATTTAGGATTTTATAGTAATTTTTGATAAAATATAGAAGTTATTTAAAATAAATAGATATAGAAAAGAGGAAAAATAAAATGAAAAAATTAATGGGAATATTATCTGTAACAGCTAGTGTTGCAAGTGCAGCTTCAGTAGTTGTAGCTTGTGCAAAAGATTTAGAATACGCTGAAGGATTTGATGACGCTAAATTTTTAAAAAGTTTTCCTATAATGCTTGGCGACGATACTGGAGCTTCTAATTTAGACGATTGCATTGAGGAAGGAAAATTGAAAAGAGACTTTTTAGATACTAAAAAGAGCGATTCTTCACCAGTAAGTTATTCTGGAACATTTATTTCGGGAAATATCGATAATATTAAAAGTGTTTTTAAAGGTTTAGATTCATTAAAAAACGATGAAAATACAGCTTATATTTTATCAGTTAGCGGAAAAAAAGGTAAAACATCATTGGTTGTTTATGTAATTAAGTTATCAGGTGATGCTAATGGATTTACAAGCGCTTCATCAGTTTATAAACATAAAATTACCATTCCTGCTCCTGAAGCAAAAGAAAGTAATTAAAAAACTATTTTTAAATTGTTTAAAAATAGTTTTTTTTTATTTAACAATAAATCTACTAGATACCATTAAAAATAACCAATAAACAAATATTACTGAAAAGTTAATTAAATATAATTTGTTTGTTT from Spiroplasma tabanidicola includes the following:
- a CDS encoding DDE-type integrase/transposase/recombinase — protein: MRGIELDIMKQIKLEVIKGLSNKLHDINTSAETLGWSKRHTYRKLKEYKKIGPKAFIHKNTGKIPRNKIDHDIKEKIISLYNLKYYDFSMLDYWENCWKDKISYSSLRNIMKENNELVFSMHKKTKKEIRLRTKLLNNDLEPLVIIKNKIPLLKHPHPTQKTETNFGAIFEADASNHEWIKGVKSHLHIVIDKSTKRILAGHFSEQETTESYYRVYKETFVNYGIPIKNVTDNRNVFSSKINRDSEGYSESRTQLQFIFHSLKESTKTTSIPQEKALVERTFGTLQRRWPQRIRIKNIKTIEELNDYLPTLIKEYNKKYSTPIDNCKSVIRKFTENPNIVFSYRTTRIVNKGSSIDYDNKKWFVCSGYEPLYLKPKTKVMVMKTQDNKYYSSIDNDVYNLIEIDDNRLHGNKYTIKKEELESIKPPKTDSPWKYSNWYFFNKKRRNTRSIY
- a CDS encoding Vmc-like lipoprotein signal peptide domain-containing protein; the encoded protein is MKKLMGILSVTASVASAASVVVACAKDLEYAEGFDDAKFLKSFPIMLGDDTGASNLDDCIEEGKLKRDFLDTKKSDSSPVSYSGTFISGNIDNIKSVFKGLDSLKNDENTAYILSVSGKKGKTSLVVYVIKLSGDANGFTSASSVYKHKITIPAPEAKESN